The DNA region GCGGTTGCACGAGGCCGTCCGTGAGGCCTACGCGGCGGGCTACCTGGGCGAGAACATCCTGGGCAGCGGGCTGGATCTCCAGCTCACCGTGCACGCGGGCGCCGGCGCGTACATCTGCGGTGAGGAGACCGCGCTGCTCGACTCGCTCGAAGGCCGCCGTGGACAGCCGCGACTTCGTCCCCCTTTCCCTGCCGTCGCGGGCCTCTATGCCTGTCCGACTGTTGTGAACAACGTCGAGTCCATCGCGTCGGTTCCCGCGATTCTCCACAAGGGCAAGGAATGGTTCCGGTCGATGGGAAGCGAGAAGTCCCCGGGCTTCACGCTCTACTCCCTCAGCGGCCATGTCACCAGCCCCGGCCAGTACGAGGCCCCGCTCGGCATCACACTCCGTCAGCTCCTCGACATGAGCGGCGGCATCCGGAAGGGGCACCGCCTCAAGTTCTGGACGCCGGGCGGCTCCTCGACCCCGATGTTCACCGACGAGCACCTCGACGTCCCTCTTGACTACGAAGGAGTGGGCGCCGCGGGTTCCATGCTCGGCACAAAAGCACTCCAGTGCTTCGACGAGACGACCTGCGTCGTCCGGGCCGTCACGCGGTGGACCGAGTTCTACGCCCACGAGTCCTGCGGCAAGTGCACGCCCTGCCGCGAAGGGACGTACTGGCTCGTGCAGTTGCTGCGCGACATCGAGGCCGGCAAGGGCGTCATGTCCGACCTCGACAAGCTGAACGACATCGCCGACAACATCAACGGCAAGTCCTTCTGCGCCCTCGGCGACGGCGCCGCCTCGCCGATCTTCTCCTCGCTCAAGTACTTCCGCGCGGAGTACGAGGAGCACATCAACGGCCGGGGCTGCCCCTTCGACCCCGCCAAGTCGACGGCCTGGGCCGACAAGGAAAAGCACACGGAGGTGAACGCATGACGGTAACCACGAGCGCTCCCTCCGGAGGCGGGGAGGCTGCGGTTCCGCCGGAGGATCTCGTCTCGCTGACCATCGACGGCGTCGAGATCAGCGTGCCCAAGGGCACCCTGGTCATCCGCGCGGCCGAACAGCTCGGCATCGAGATCCCCCGCTTCTGCGACCACCCGCTCCTCGACCCGGCCGGCGCCTGCCGCCAGTGCATCGTCGAGGTCGAGGGCCAGCGCAAGCCCATGGCG from Streptomyces sp. NBC_00258 includes:
- the nuoF gene encoding NADH-quinone oxidoreductase subunit NuoF yields the protein MTLSTQYGGTSQPGTGGETSPEKLLSPVLSAFWDEDKSWSLDVYRRHDGYEGLRKALAMSPDDLIAYVKDSGLRGRGGAGFPTGMKWQFIPQGDGKPHYLVVNADESEPGTCKDIPLLFANPHSLIEGIVIACYAIRSSHAFIYLRGEVVPVLRRLHEAVREAYAAGYLGENILGSGLDLQLTVHAGAGAYICGEETALLDSLEGRRGQPRLRPPFPAVAGLYACPTVVNNVESIASVPAILHKGKEWFRSMGSEKSPGFTLYSLSGHVTSPGQYEAPLGITLRQLLDMSGGIRKGHRLKFWTPGGSSTPMFTDEHLDVPLDYEGVGAAGSMLGTKALQCFDETTCVVRAVTRWTEFYAHESCGKCTPCREGTYWLVQLLRDIEAGKGVMSDLDKLNDIADNINGKSFCALGDGAASPIFSSLKYFRAEYEEHINGRGCPFDPAKSTAWADKEKHTEVNA